Proteins co-encoded in one Seriola aureovittata isolate HTS-2021-v1 ecotype China chromosome 1, ASM2101889v1, whole genome shotgun sequence genomic window:
- the sema6dl gene encoding sema domain, transmembrane domain (TM), and cytoplasmic domain, (semaphorin) 6D, like isoform X3 — translation MGQRAALLLSELLLLLLTASRTLLAVSFPEDIVPLDVVDAHFSRRYPVFRGRPSGNESQHRLDFQLMTKIQDTLFIAGRDQVYLVSLRESYRNEIIPYRKLTWRSGQADREMCAVKGKHRDECHNFIKVLVPRNDDLVFICGTNGFNPMCRYYRLDNLELDGEEINGLARCPFDSKQTNVALFAEGKLYSATVADFQASDSVIYRSMGDGSALRTIKYDSKWLKEPHFLHAAEYGNYVYFFYREIAVEHSNLGKVVYSRVARICKNDVGGSQRVLEKHWTSFVKARLNCSVPGESFFYFDVLQSITDIIDINGVPSVVGVFTTQMNSIPGSAVCAFSMADIEKVFWGRFKEQKTPDSVWTPYPEEKLPKPRPGCCAGHGPAASFKSSIEFPDDTLQFIKSHPLMDTAVPSIGDEPWFTKTRVRYRLTALAVDNEAGPHKNYTVVFIGAESGVVLKVLAKTTSVSLNDSLLLEEIDVFNRAKCLSNREDDKRVLSLHVDKDTHSLYVAFSSCVIRIPLSRCERHSSCHKSCIASRDPYCGWKPHGACERIQPGVLTGYEQDVELGNTAHLGDCHAFLGTTSAPDYKSFGDPTSGVWDIQAGETNQMVHMNILITCVFAAFLMGALLAGLIVFCYRDSFLRKPRHVHKDAESAPSCSDSTGSFVKLNGLFDSPVKEFQTSIDSPKLYTNLLSNGKDLNTPNGDTKTMILREGCQPPELAALPTPESTPVLQQKGLQPIKNQWERAHGKVSGPRKDSNSSATAMSPQFLPSSPAPANSHHPHLALGHSHIPSAVVLPNATHDHPNLDNGEDTLPHSSEKKQKNPDSRGSRKEQKRSVDARNTLNDLLKHLNDSVANPKAILQEGSGPRSRQHLTLEPMEELTEVPPKVPSREASLYSPSSSLPRHSPTKRVDVPMPTTPTTPTGSLSMGGTLERQRGGYQLHRSASHRQSLSTSPNGVTMGVSVSRQHSMNRGGYMPPTPPSRLDSHSGVMGAGMHSPHPSSVSRQSSYSGHGSLPRTGLKRTPSLKPDVPPKPNGFSPQTPQMRVVNKYSY, via the exons ATGGGCCAGAGAGCTGCGCTTCTgctcagtgagctgctgctgctgctgctgacagccTCACGCACTCTCCTCGCAGTCAGCTTCCCAGAGGACATCGTACCCCTGGACGTCGTTGACGCACACT TTTCACGGAGGTACCCAGTGTTCAGAGGCAGGCCCTCTGGCAACGAGTCACAGCATCGCCTGGACTTTCAGCTGATGACCAAGATACAGGACACTCTGTTCATCGCTGGCAG AGATCAGGTGTACCTAGTCAGTCTGAGAGAGTCCTACAGGAATGAGATCATTCCTTACCGG AAGCTAACATGGCGATCGGGCCAAGCTGACAGAGAGATGTGTGCCGTCAAGGGAAAACATAGA gACGAGTGCCACAACTTCATCAAAGTGCTGGTCCCCAGAAACGACGATCTGGTTTTCATCTGTGGTACCAACGGCTTCAACCCCATGTGCAGATACTACAGG CTGGATAACCTAGAGTTAGATGGAGAGGAGATCAATGGTCTGGCACGGTGCCCATTCGACTCCAAGCAAACCAACGTTGCCCTTTTCGCTG AAGGGAAGCTGTATTCTGCCACTGTAGCTGACTTCCAGGCCAGTGATTCTGTCATCTATCGCAGTATGGGTGATGGATCGGCCCTGAGGACTATCAAATATGACTCCAAGTGGCTGAAAG aACCTCATttcctgcatgcagcagagtaTGGGAATTATGTGTACTTTTTCTACCGAGAGATTGCAGTGGAGCACAGCAATCTGGGCAAG GTTGTGTATTCTCGCGTGGCCCGGATCTGTAAGAATGACGTCGGCGGGTCACAGCGAGTGCTGGAGAAGCACTGGACATCTTTTGTGAAGGCGAGGCTCAACTGCTCCGTGCCAGGGGAGTCCTTCTTCTACTTCGACGTGCTTCAGTCCATCACTGACATCATCGACATTAACGGTGTTCCCTCGGTGGTGGGCGTGTTTACCACACAGATGAACAG CATCCCAGGGTCAGCAGTGTGTGCCTTCTCCATGGCCGACATAGAGAAAGTATTCTGGGGCCGGTTCAAAGAGCAGAAAACTCCTGACTCTGTGTGGACTCCATATCCCGAGGAGAAGCTGCCCAAACCTCG ACCCGGTTGCTGCGCAGGTCATGGTCCAGCTGCGTCCTTTAAGAGCTCCATCGAGTTCCCGGATGATACCCTGCAGTTCATCAAGTCCCACCCCCTCATGGACACAGCTGTGCCTTCCATCGGGGATGAGCCTTGGTTCACCAAGACGCGTGTCAG GTACAGGCTGACAGCGCTGGCTGTGGACAATGAGGCAGGACCCCACAAGAACTACACGGTGGTGTTCATCGGGGCTGAATCGGGTGTTGTCCTCAAGGTTTTGGCAAAGACCACCTCTGTGTCCCTGAATGACAGCCTGCTCCTGGAGGAGATAGACGTCTTCAACAGGGCCAA GTGCCTGTCTAACCGCGAGGATGACAAGCGTGTCCTCTCGCTGCACGtggacaaagacacacacagcctgtacgTCGCCTTTTCAAGCTGTGTCATCCGTATTCCCCTGAGTCGCTGTGAAAGGCATTCTTCCTGCCACAA GTCCTGCATTGCATCAAGGGATCCTTATTGTGGCTGGAAACCTCATGGAGCCTGCGAGAGGATACAGCCTGGTGTTTT gACTGGATATGAGCAGGACGTTGAACTTGGAAACACGGCCCACCTGGGTGACTGTCACG CGTTTTTGGGCACTACTTCAGCGCCAGATTACAAATCATTTGGCGACCCTACCTCTG GTGTGTGGGATATCCAAGCAGGTGAGACCAACCAGATGGTCCACATGAACATCCTCATCACCTGCgtgtttgctgcttttctcatgGGTGCTCTCCTGGCTGGGCTCATTGTTTTCTGCTACCGAGACTCATTCCTCCGTAAGCCGAGACATGTCCACAAGGATGCAGAGTCTGCACCTTCCTGCTCGGACTCCACTGGAAGCTTTGTCAAGCTCAATGGCCTCTTTGACAGTCCTGTGAAG gaGTTCCAAACCAGCATTGATTCTCCTAAGCTGTACACCAATCTGCTGAGCAATGGCAAAGACCTAAATACACCCAATGGTGACACCAAGACCATGATCCTGCGAGAAGGCTGTCAGCCCCCTGAGTTGGCTGCTCTACCTACACCTGAGTCCACCCCTGTGCTTCAGCAGAAAGGCCTCCAGCCCATCAAGAACCAGTGGGAGAGGGCTCATGGCAAGGTCAGTGGACCCCGTAAGGACTCCAACTCATCAGCGACAGCCATGAGTCCTCagttccttccttcctctcctgctcctgccaACTCCCACCACCCTCACCTTGCCCTGGGACACTCCCACATCCCTAGTGCAGTTGTCCTACCCAATGCTACACACGACCACCCTAATCTTGACAATGGAGAGGATACACTGCCACATTCATctgaaaagaagcagaagaacCCAGATTCCAGGGGTAGTAGGAAAGAACAGAAGAGGTCTGTGGATGCCAGAAATACTCTAAATGACCTTTTAAAACACCTCAATGACTCTGTGGCCAACCCTAAGGCCATTCTTCAAGAGGGATCAGGGCCCCGCTCAAGGCAACATCTTACATTGGAGCCCATGGAGGAACTGACTGAAGTACCTCCCAAGGTGCCCAGCCGTGAGGCTTCCCTgtactctccctcctcctccctgccgAGGCACAGCCCCACCAAGAGGGTCGATGTGCCCATGCCCACCACTCCCACCACACCAACGGGCAGCCTGAGCATGGGGGGCACCCTCGAGAGGCAAAGAGGGGGGTACCAACTCCACCGGAGTGCCTCTCACAGGCAGTCCTTATCCACCTCGCCAAATGGGGTAACCATGGGGGTGTCTGTGTCTCGCCAGCACAGTATGAACAGAGGTGGTTACATGCCCCCAACACCCCCCTCCAGACTTGACTCCCATAGTGGAGTGATGGGGGCAGGAATGCACTCACCCCACCCATCCTCTGTATCCCGACAGAGCAGCTACAGTGGGCATGGCTCACTCCCTCGCACAGGGCTTAAACGGACCCCATCGCTAAAGCCAGATGTGCCCCCCAAACCCAATGGGTTTTCACCACAGACTCCACAGATGCGAGTGGTCAACAAGTACAGTTACTAA